The Malus domestica chromosome 17, GDT2T_hap1 genome contains the following window.
TTCTACCTTTGTAAATAAGGACTAACAAGTCTACCTTTGCCTCAAAGTGATGATCAAGAAGAATATTAGCTGCCTTGATGTCACGGTGTATGATCTTGGGTTGACCTGGAGATATAGCTCAAGAGTGGGTGAATTCCAAAGCAAACAACACAgaccagaatttttttttatggttgtCAACAAAAAAGCTAGCACGCAAAGAAGCTTACAGTCCTCATGGAGATATGCCAATCCTTTTGCAGAACCTAGGGCGATTTTCAATCTAGTTGGCCAATCCATAGTTGGTCTCCCCTTTcctgtaatttttctatttgaTAAGATTCCAATCATTGATATGAAAAGCAGAAGATTAACCAACGAAATACTTACCATGCAGATGAAATTCCAGGGTATTGTTTGGAACGAACTCGTAAACAAGCAACCTCTGGACCCCACTAATGCAGTATCCAACCAGTGAAACAAGATGTCTATGATGGACACGACTAATAACTTCAATCTCTGCTTGGAATTCACGCTCCCCTTGCCCACTCCCAGCTTTCAGCTGCTTAATTGCAACCACTTTCCCATTTGGTAGGACTCCTTTATGAACATATCCAAATCCTCCTTGACCAAGGAGATTGACATTGGAGAAACCATTTGTTGCCATCGCCAATTCTTCGTATGTAAATGTGATTTGTGACGATCCAAAGGCAAAGCCAGATGATGCTACTGAGGGTGGTTTCTCAGAGCCCAAGCTGCTactagttgaacttgaagatggTACTGGGGGATGAGTAGGCTTTGGAAACAGTTCTACTTTTTGTGGTGGAGGAACATAATTATGTTGCAAATACTGAGGTGGACCACCAAAATCATCTGGAGAAATCAAACAATAGTACTTATACAAATTTAATTAGAGGCAACGATCAGATGTCAGGAATAGTGGGAGTTTCACAAATTATAGAGATTTCAGAAATCTGAGGTAGCCCCGCCTAGGCATGAGGTGTGAGGCGAAGCCTCACGAGacctaaaattttaatatatattacatatataattatattttatggatataatactttgtaaaacaaatataattataaCTAAATCAAAGATAATATCATCTTCTTCATTACTAAGTCTAGTTGTACTTAGAAACTATGTCATAAAGTCATAAAATGTTgtaactaattattttattgtaagCAATTATAGAGAACTTTAAGagaaataagggtgagtggccaCAATTATAGGGAATTGCAAGGAAAATAAAGGCTGAATGTCACAATTATAGCGAATTTCAAAAGGAATGAGTGGAGAAATTATAgggaatttaaatgaaaaaagGTAGACTTGTTAGACTTGCTAAAACTAAATTCGTTAATGCTATTTcgtataaataataaaatcaagTAGAATAAAACAACCACTTTTCGATTAAAGTTAAGCCTTTCAAAACACGGAAGACCGGCATTGTCTCTAAATCTCAACTTTTGCTCTCCTTAATTTGAACCACATGATAGCTTCTACGGTTCGACCTAATACTTATTTCAGTGGGAGATGCACGGAGCACTGAACGTtcaaaacaattaaaccatcATCCTAATAAATATTGTACAGCAAATCAATCCCATATAGAAGACTACGGTCACTACACAAACTCACTTCCTGATGCTTTACGGTGGCATTCGCTCAATCATTTAATTTTGCATATTCAATTCACCAGAGAAACCAGTCCAAACAAGATTTCGGTTTAAAAAGAAGTGAAAACCGAAGGCAAACAAAAAAGTGAACTGAAAAccaaatggttatcaaatggcCCCTAAGTTGCTATTAATCAGGACCTTAATACTTAGGTGAAAGCCAATCAAACACAAGAAAATGGACGGCCATTTTTCGACAAATACGAAGATGAGACATAACTAAATCAACGATGCCAGGGTATCTTGAGCACgaactaaaataaaaactaaaatcgaaatggttatcaaaccgTCCCTAAAATAGTTTAAATTTCTAACCAATTTGTATCTCAATTCAGTTCAACTCACGCAATGCCAATGAGGAATCTTAAGCAGCACAAAATTCATCACAACAAAATCCAAGTTTTTAATGAAACAGAGCTCACTTTTGGGTTCTTCTGGATAGTTGCCCGACTCCTGCGCTCTCGCCTGCCGCCTCTTTCGCCTTCTgtagaaaaggaagaaaatgccCACCACAAGTAGCGTGCAAAACCCTCCAATCACAACCCCCAATATAACCCCCAAGTTTGGGTTCGTCGGCAATCCCGGCGAATTAGACGCAGGTTGCGGAGGTGGCGGAGACGCGGTCGGCGCTGACGCTGTCACTGTTGGAGGAGGCGGAGAAGGTGTGGAGTCGTTGGTCGTTGAAGGAGGAGTTGGTGAGGTGGCGGTAGTCGCAGgtgaaggaggaggaggcgACGTGGACTTGGTCGCCGGAGACGGCGCCGACATCGCCGCCGAGATTAAAAGTCTGCGAGGGAAGGAGGAGCTGCAATTTGAGAAGAGAATCTGACTGAAAGAGAGGAGAAAAGAATATAGTCACATGGGTTGGCGGTGGCACTGGCAGGGAAGAAGACATAACGCGGTGGGACCCATTTGAGTACGAAAAATATTTGGTGATTAACGTGATTGAAAATGTCCCCCCATTTTTgcaccaaaaaaatattttcttaccGAACGTAACTACATTGACGATCCTGTGTTAATTTCCTCTCCCAACATGCTTAATGAGTTGTGTTTTTAATCAAAGTTTTAATTAAGAATAAGTCACAAACCATATTGTGTGAGAAAGCCTCGAGTAGGGAGGAGCGGTAAGACAAGTAAGCAATGACATGAAAAGCATTGAATCTCCAAAAAATCACGCTAGCACCAAAGTGTATTTCAGGGCCTAATGCTGGAAATGAACCATAAAAAAGTCTCCATCAACGAgatttgaaacaattttcaaaactaAACCGGGTCTCTCAAGCTTGCTCATCCTTCACCATACTCTCTTAGTCAAGGAGGTGTCGAGAGTTTGAACATCTCTTCCGTGAGGTCTTCTCGATGAGCTTATCTAGGTGGATAGAAACAATTTTTCTCGAGTAATGATAGAGAGACAAATTTtacaaaccaaataatgtgtcataaataaaaaataagcacgtgTATCAATGTtgaagtaataattcaatcatcaacttacacataatttagtttacaaaattttatctataaatttaatttcCCTAACATTATTCATCTTTCGCCGCCGAGTAGGAGGAAGGAGATTTTCATAGACCATAAAGTGAAAAGGGTGAGAATTATTTATGAGTCGAAGAAGTAAAGAATAGTTTATGGCTAAGGCTTGCTAGAATTCTTGAAGAAGAATTCTAGAGCTCCAAAAGTTTGAAAGAGTGAAGAAGGTTTCTCGAAACCCtattcaaatgtgaaatttcctTTGGTGAAGTTTTAATTCTACAAGGGAAAATGCACAGAACTTCGGTTTGGGGTCTTCGTACCGCCACAACTTTCCGATGGGATTGTTCTTCTTGGTGACTAAGTTTCGATCTGAAAGCTCCTTGGGTGATGATGCTTTGACTTTGTGTGGAGTTTATCAAGATGACTCAAACTGTGCACAAATTGGGGTGATTTTGGCAACCTTGGGTTTGGATGACTGATTGCCATGGGGTTCCGACATCTGCTGCAGATGGTTTTCTAATtgggatttttttgtttttctgcctTTTTGTGTTAGGGTTTGTATGGGGCAGAGCTTATACCTTTTGTTTGGGTCTTTaggggtgcgtttggtacgtgggacgggacgggacggaacgggacgaggcgttccgtcccgcgtttggtgcgccaaaaatgggtggaacgggctgttccacgggacagattttgggtgtttttgcgtcccacctcccccccgggaacgggtttgttccacgtttgtggaacacaatgttttaccattttaagacaaatataccacatgtctttttcaaaaattacaccttcgttccgtcccgtctgcttaccaaacgcaccctagaGGAGGGATTTGTGTATATTGAGGGATTTGtgtatattttagttttttggaTCAACTTTgctttatccaaaaaaaaaaaacaatcacaacagtgtttcctttgttttcatAGCGCGCCCAAATGATGACACGTACTTAATATGCACTATGGCACGACTCCCAATGTATGGAACTCGAGAATCTGAAACATTTTCATCAACTGAACACGGTGTCAGATTCAAAGTGCGTGACAAAAATATTATACTCTCTGAGATCTTAGAAACCATTCCGAGATGAACATGGCATAATAGTCTGAAGGTAACTACCGGATAAGCCCTGAACCTGGGATCGATAGAAAAATTCAAAACTGAATCTGAAACATGAggtaaaaactaaataaataaaaggaaattgaaaCCGGTTGGAAAATAAATTTCTTCTTATAAAATAACTTATGATTCGTAAACAAATTAAGAACTCTTTACAAttctaaagtaaaaaaaaatgaataaaattttaTTCTCACATCTAATCCGATCTCATCTTGCCTACCATTTTGAATGTCTAGTTCGTAAACCTACATGACAATagaaggatgagcttcaacagctcagtaaagacataaccttACCACAACAAATTGACAACACTAAATCAAGTGCCATGAAATCATATATCAAAATATCAAATCATTATTGATAACAATGCATGAATACAGTGCAACTTCTTCAGCTACCCCcgttaatatatataataaaacacacAGATATGCAcgtctcatatcatgcattttaCCATTGTAGTGGTGGTTTGAATGTTCTATTATAGAAACTAACCCCCATACGATATCCCAAGTTCATAAACCCCTTTTGCTAGTCATCTTATCTAATTCATTGATCTCTAGCCCAAATCACCCACATCGACAATTTATCCCACCGATATCCTATTCTAATGTGCACACCGGGCTCACCTGGAACTGGTTTCACAAAAAATAGattcaactacacaaaagatcATTTCCAACTACCCTCATTTCCCGAATTCCAATCTCAAGACTGAAGTTCCAACCACATCTCACAACATGAGTGATGCACAAATAATGTCATTTCACCTTTCGCATGTATCATAGTATATTCTTAACGAATAGCATTCCAACAATAATTCCATAACCAATAACAAGAAAACACTTAACTGAagcaattagccaattaatatccaACCACATTAATCAACCAAAAAGATCAAGAATATTATAACACTtcacgaaatttaataaaatctaTTTCCGTAAAGATCTGCCTTATTTCCCCTACCTAGATCCAAAGCAAAACCGAAGATGCACGTCACTACCATAATAACTAAGTTCCATGTACTTGAGCAATCTTCTTGATCACTCCTAAGGCCATGCATTTCTTTCACTCTCTTTTCTTTCCTAATTTCTCtctatttatacatatatatatattttataatatattataCAAACCAATGTACTCTGCATGGAAACCACATGCAATGAACAAGATATAAAGATTTGGAGGAATTGTACGAATAAAAGTGAAAGGTGGGGTGATATTTACAGATGTAGAAAGTCGGCAAGTATAGCAGGAGGTGTCCAATATCATTGGATAGTAAGGTATGAGAGATTGACACTTGTTAGGGTAGTAGAGTTGATTGCCAAGTGAATAAATAGGTGTCACTTTAAAGAGGATGAATGGTACACACGGACCAACCTCAAGCTCCAATGTAATGACTATGTAAATAAGATTGGAACGAATGATAGGATGGTGTTATCTCTAACTTGCCAAAGACATCTGTTGCATTTGTGTCCTCCTAATATGAAAGCCACCAAGATAGGATATGTATGCCTATATCAACTATTCTAAATTTGACAACATTGGTAAGGTAAAATATGGGGCTGGGTAGTCTCACTAGAATGAatgcatgtaaattaaaaaaatatacattgGAAATactatatgaaaaaaataactATCTTAATACCAAATAAATAaagtacataatatatatattcaaaaataCGGGTTCTCACACTACCTTTCTTCAATGGAATGCCTCCTAGAGAGGATAGTTAGGGCAATTGTGGGAATGTGATTTTTGGCCAAACAACTTCGAATGAGTGGCTTGGAGTATATCACAGCTCTCGGACTTAGTCACTCGGGTTGAGGTTTTGGAACTGGTCCTTCTAATATCCTCGGAATGGTAGTTGGGTTCATTCCCATCGAGAATGACTGACTTGTTCCTTAAGAAAGAGGAACCTAATTGGAACTCAATTACGAATGTATCCAGTATATCTTGGAAATCCGTGTATACACGGGATTTGGCTTGCACCGCAAGTAATTACAATAAGAGGCCTAAGAGGAAATAAACTACTTTCAAGATTCCCTCTAGGGTTCTTCCGGGTTTACAAGGACTCCTATCCTTATAAGGACTCTTCTAACTAGTATAAATACACTACCATAGTTCATATCAAAGGTATCAAATCCTAGCCTATCGCTTGAGTTCTATCACTAATTATTGACATGATCGTCAGAGAGTTCTTGACCGGTACGACACTGGTGCCTAGGTTCTTTTGCGGTATCTCTATTTTATAGGTTTTCGACAATTGCTAAACTATGCAAGGAGGTGcaaaattttggtttcaacAATGAGCGCCAATAAACCATAAGTGCCAATCTGGAAGCACAAGTATGACATCTTATTCACATGCATGCATAAGGATGGGTTTCTTAGTTAGTACGTAATAATATTTTAACACATGTTTTATTGTtctaaaaaataatgaatatgttatttattttttcttctaagTGTCATTTTTTGATTGGGCCAAATTAGAAACTGAGCACATAAAGTACTCACTAGTGAATACCCAAACAtgttcattattttttaaaagcaATAAAACAAGTGTTAAAATATCATTGAACAAAATCAAAAGATGAGTACTCACTAATGAGTACCCAAACACTATCCTTTCCAAAAATACACTAATGCAGTTGGGTTGAAATCTACTTTTCTATAATATTATTTACTCATATTTCTTCAAGAACAAATACAAGAGCATATTCAGTAAAGCTAaactaaaatttgattaaatttgatcaaattttgatAATGCTACTCCAAGTTTTCACTAACAATGAATATTTGATTacgttttttttaataaacgatattaccTACACTAAGGGGACGGGGAAGTGGCTAAAGCTTCACAATGAACTAAAAATAATGTGATTGAAATTGCATTTGACGAAAATCGGACCTAAAACCTCTTAACAAAGATGGCAAAATAGAGAAAATTTAACtagaatcatttttttttcttttgagagTTTTAATAAACTAAATTCGAGTTTACTTAAAATTAAATAGTAAAAAATCCAAACCTTGATAGTAGGACccacaaaaaaaattgtttatagaTAGATATGCAAATTATGCATGGGAATTACTCACTATAGTCAAATTATCCACCTCATCTGTACGTTATGGACAGATAGTGACATATACTTTGAAAAGTAAAGATGACAAATGTGCAAAGACTTCGTGTTTAATTTGCTGCAAATTGGAAATTTATTTCGAATGGACATTTGAACCACTATTTTTAAATAACACcaaaaaggttttttatttttatctcctATATGGaagtttataaattataaatctCAATATAACTAAATGTATTTTATCATTCTATTTGTTATGGTAAATAATCgacatttttctgattttttatacaaaaaaataaaattatttaaagaGAAAATCTCGAGTACAATTGCTTCGAGTACAATAAAAAAGAAGGGCATTTCTAATAATAAGACTTGCTCCAAATAAAAGTATTTACAACTGCTTTGAGtacaataaaaaggaaaagcatTTCTAATAATAATGAGTAAAGACCTGTtccaaataaaaatattataaatagagtgccTATATAAACAACAACTGCTTAATCCTCATTAGAATTGAATAAGAGATTAAGAAGCAGACAAAAATGATTAGGGATTGTCGGATTGAGCGGAAGGGTATTAGCCCGTGAAGTTTGGTCagaaaaatacatttaattAATACAAACAAAACTTGGACTAATTTGCTTGTAAGTTGTATTATTATTGTTGATTAGTTGTCATGGTTTTATTCTTTGGAAAATTTTATACTATATTTGGATgaggaaaataaatttgaaatttgaataaaagtaagaatttattaattaacatacatcaattctcttgtttggattcataaacatagaaatttagaatttccgcattgaaaataaacttgaaatttaggacctcaaatttccaaatttaaattccaggtaaataggtgtcatttcccaatttttgtgattgagagtttaaaaataacaaattatgtatccaatttcattgttctttttaagttaaccaaactagaaaatttacaaattctaaaaaacaaaatctcgttatttcaatttctgtcattttaaaattccttagtaatcttacaatatgtttggaagaagaaatttaagattgctaatgaattttaaaatgacggaaattgaaatgacgcgattttattttctagaatttgtgagtttcttgtttggttaacctaaaagaacaatgaaattgaatacaaaatttgttatttttaaactctctaTCATAGAAATTAGGAAATGACATCTCtttatatgaaatttaaacttgggaattggagatcccaaattccaagttttttttttccacgcggaaattctaaatttctatgtttatgaatccaaaaaagggaattggtgcatgtctcataaattctgacttttaaccaaattccaagtttatttttctcatccaaacataatgtTAAATTTCTTTAGCCAAACTTAatgttagagaagaaaggagtacgagcaACATATATCCAAGCCTTAAATGATATGTATAATAGAGCAAGGACCGTCGTAAAAActtatgaaggacaaaccgaaagcttccccataactgtagggttacatcaaggctcatttTAAGTCCTTATCTTTTTGCATTAGtgatggatgagttaacaaacatattcaaaatgatattccttggtgtatgttttCCGTAGATGACAAAGACAAAGTATATGAAGTGCAAGTTCACTGCGAATGAAGGCtcaaacgagttaggggtgaggattgaagatcaggaagtaccaaagagcgaccgctttcgctacctaggatttaTACAGCTGATCCTACTTAGGGGCAAAAgactttattgttgttgttatatGAGTTGCCATGGtactattaaataatataatattctcTTTGCTTATATCTCTTTTATCATTAAAAACACAAATGTCACTACACTAATAGCTAATTGATATGAAACACAAATgttcgtatttttttttttcttctgaataATGATATTCATTCTTAATACACTCTAAATTCGTCTAGCTAGTGGTGAATCAAATGAAGGGAGGGGCATGTGCCCCCTCTCAATATGTGTAAGTCATTTGACAAAATTACCACCAAAACCTGAACAACATCAACATTTCTTCAATGTAATTCTATCACTCGATCCTCGTCCAAGATCACCGAGAAGCAGATTTCATAGTTGGTTATGGCAACTCACGCCACTGTTTTTGGAAAATCATTTTCAGTTAACATAATAAAAGGCTCTTTAACTCTTCCTCCTCTCAATCGTGTTATAAATTGAAACTCTCGGCTCTATACATATTTGACTTATAGACACAAATAAAAGAGTAGTAAAGGGCGGGGATGTATGCTAAAAACACAATGCCTAAATGCTCAACGAAATGcctcaccaaaaaaaaattaaaatttgtttttggtgCTACGCGCACCATTGTTGAAATGCAACGAAAATAGAGTCTTGCATCTGTTGTGACCCCGTGAACTAACTTTCTAACTTCACCCCTCCGTTTAATCTACTTGCGCTCCAAAACAATTGATggatgtggttttttttttttttaaatctaagGTTCAAGCACTCTCTTAATGTAACTTAGAATAGTAAAaagttatattaaaaaaattattcttctAAATTTATTCCCATTTCACCGATTAGCTTTGTTCACTTTTATCTTCAACAAACTTCGAATATCTAATTTAAGGGATCGAAAATAGTTCTTGGTCTAATATTGTTCCTTTTGATATtctcatttcttcttagtactaATTCTCGTCACGagtttaaaacccaaattctgaCTAAGAATTGATGTTATTTGGACACACAAAACAAATCGTTTTGCTAATAAACTCTCTTATACATGTGCGTCCCATTtgtgtttatttggagagttaaaatcaaattaaaattgtCCCCTACGGTTTGTCCTCAACTGCAAATACTTTAGGTAAAGAACACATAAAATTTAACAACAATTGACATCTGCATTATTCTCATCTAATGAACTAGTTGTAGACTTATAGgaatttcattttcttattgcttctctttttcttaaaaaaataaataaattgttagccaaaaagaaaaaagcaattTCCATTTATGTTTTGAACCCGTCAAGAAATCGGAAATTGACAACAGTGGCGTGTCGTGGTAGTTGAATttccaaaacccagaaatccaAACACATCTTCTTCTCTCAGACTCCGATATACATCAAACCAAACAGCAGAAAGTGACACAAACACGAGATAAAAAAAAGCCCCACGCAAGCAGAAGCGGCAGAAGCAAAGGCGAACATCCATACCTAACGGTCCTTGCGTTGAACCCAAGCACCGCCTTACGCCAATCCTCTCGTTTTCCTTGCAACTAAGCAGACAACAATTCCTCACTCATCAAACACGGCGTCGTCGCTATGCATTTCGCTCGATTCGATTCGTTCTGGgcgttggagacgattttcggTGTGATCCGCGGGACTAGGATTGGTTAATCGCCGGATTGGTTTTGGGTATTCTGGGTTTGGTTGGAAATGAGCACGCAGAGGCAGCAGGTGGCCGTCCGGGACCTCGTTGAGGAAGCCAAGAAGCGGATTGTCTTTCTCGCCATTTGCGTCGTTGGCTTGTCGTATCTTATGTCCTGTAAGCTCTTCTTCTTTGGGgttacttttttcttttgtttggaaatttcaaattttggtatttggcttttgatttaatttaatttctgaTCAAATTTGGATTGATTTGTATTGTTGAATAGCTGTCGGTGTGATGATTACCGTGTGAATGTGCATTGCAAGGAATCTAATTTCTTGCTCCtcctttttaattttgtggGAAATGTTTTGAGTAAAAAAATACTTCAATTCGAATAAGAAAGTGGTCGCCTTTTCCTTGTGTATGCCATTTCTTGAGCTAATTAGTTAATCCTATTCATCTCCCAGTATTACCCATTTAATGATTATCCAGTTTTCGGTTGGAGTTTACATTATCGGTACCGGAAATCTATCTTGGGTTCTGGTTCATTATAGTTGTAGATTGCATGCTTCAGCTTCATATTGTCCGACTGTTTAAGGGCATgctttgaaattttgattaCTTGTGTTAGAAGCCAGCATTTTGATTACTCGAGGTGTGGcttattgttattttaatttcagTGACGAGCTCCTCTGTCTGGGTGAACTTGCCTGCTGCTGCCTCGTTGATTGTCATCGTTCGTTATTTGTCACTAGATTATGACATGCGAAGAAAAGCTGCAGCATACAACAGCAAGCCTCCCTCGGCAAATACTACTTCTCAAAACAAACCTATTCAGTGGCCTAAAACTAGTCAAAAGTCTGAGTGGAGAAGGAAAGTTAATTCTCCTGTTGTCGAAGAAGCTATTGATCACTTCACCCGGCATCTAGTTTCTGAGTTTGTGACCGATCTATGGTATTCTCAACTAACACCGGATAGACAAGGTCCAGAAGAACTGGCGTGCATTGTGAATGGTGTTCTTGGGGAACTTTCAGCACGCATGAGGAATATAAATCTAATTGATCTTCTCACAAGGTTCTTTTTATTAACCATGTACA
Protein-coding sequences here:
- the LOC103405466 gene encoding proline-rich receptor-like protein kinase PERK1, yielding MSAPSPATKSTSPPPPSPATTATSPTPPSTTNDSTPSPPPPTVTASAPTASPPPPQPASNSPGLPTNPNLGVILGVVIGGFCTLLVVGIFFLFYRRRKRRQARAQESGNYPEEPKNDFGGPPQYLQHNYVPPPQKVELFPKPTHPPVPSSSSTSSSLGSEKPPSVASSGFAFGSSQITFTYEELAMATNGFSNVNLLGQGGFGYVHKGVLPNGKVVAIKQLKAGSGQGEREFQAEIEVISRVHHRHLVSLVGYCISGVQRLLVYEFVPNNTLEFHLHGKGRPTMDWPTRLKIALGSAKGLAYLHEDCQPKIIHRDIKAANILLDHHFEAKVADFGLAKLSLDTDTHVSTRVMGTFGYLAPEYASSGKLTEKSDVFSYGVVLLELITGRQPIDKTQTFTDDSMVEWARPLLAQALETGNFDALVDVRLQNDYNTSEMASMLACAAACVRHSGRRRPRMSQVVRALEGNLSPDELNEGIIPGQSTVFSYGSSEYNASEYKEDLNKFRKLALESQEQGTSENSGPSSDFGLLQSTSSGEGQQTTQELELGKIKKNTRDLE